The following are encoded together in the Babesia microti strain RI chromosome II, complete genome genome:
- a CDS encoding Uncharacterized protein PF11_0207 (overlaps_old_locusTagID:BBM_II01545;~overlaps_old_locusTagID:BBM_II01550): MVRKKCTVVNLTSLQNMFKLVDIKIPPSSADDKQKPGYRNRRYDDRFNSESRGFRDGEDVTSSWRIDDDTREKTDGSFSNIRRVASKGCSPELNDDSWSNLRTLSRESPDKNWRDSSCQRSDSRFGSKKSEHVDTRPQRLKLKLLPKGSKAKSEAENKLDSVNSRSLVTNNKDFVMEQQASIDNGVTELTNKSVKTQSKSIANINDTDDTGAEIDLALKSRMVAIRKQKELEEACKNEILSYNALFNCDPERAKLVLDTTIQIFENGATDYSTMVDHINSVSIENNSNNCFETIVPSVVALCYIVCKMSDVKTLEQSNALMSKIKGWLKYLIGISNIKNHELHLLNQISIICNYWNLPSLSNDLFLIEAVFDSLYCCGIISHSSFNEWFQDNSSEIPSKITIMFQLLHWHNWFMGETEASEHSTDENSQEDEDIDIEALVPKRIELKGRKPTYAY; encoded by the exons ATGGTACGGAAGAAATGCACCGTTGTAAATTTGACGAGTCTTCAGAATATGTTTAAACTGGtggatataaaaataccacCCTCTAGTGCAGATGATAAGCAAAAGCCGGGGTATAGAAATAGAAGATATGATGATAGGTTTAATTCGGAGAGTAGGGGATTTAGAGACGGTGAGGATGTCACTAGTTCATGGAGGATTGATGATGATACTCGTGAAAAAACCGATGGTTCTTTCAGTAACATTAGAAGAGTGGCTTCCAAAGGATGTAGCCCTGaattaaatgatgattCCTGGTCTAATCTTAGGACATTATCTAGGGAATCCCCGGATAAGAATTGGAGGGATTCTTCTTGTCAAAGGTCGGATTCTCGATTTGGTTCCAAAAAATCGGAACATGTTGACACCCGTCCCCAACGATTGAAATTGAAACTTTTACCGAAGGGATCAAAAGCAAAGTCTGAAGCAGAGAATAAGTTAGATTCTGTAAACTCACGATCCTTAGtcacaaataataaagATTTTGTTATGGAACAACAAGCTTCTATTGATAATGGTGTCACTGAGTTAACTAATAAATCAGTTAAGACTCAAAGTAAATCCATAGCCAATATCAATGATACTGATGATACAGGTGCCGAAATAGATCTAGCCCTAAAGTCTAGGATGGTAGCTATCAGAAAACAGAAGGAACTGGAAGAGGCCtgtaaaaatgaaatactTTCGTACAATGCACTGTTTAACTGTGATCCTGAGAGAGCTAAACTGGTTCTCGATACTACAATACAgatttttgaaaatggTGCGACTGATTACAGCACAATGGTGGATCATATAAATAGTGTTTCTATTGAGAACAATTCAAACAATTGCTTTGAAACCATTGTACCTTCAGTTGTAGCTTTATGCTATATTGTGTGCAAGATGTCTGACGTCAAGACTCTAGAACAATCCAATGCCCTTATGAGTAAAATTAAGGGATGGCTTAAATACCTTATTGGAATTAGCAATATTAAGAACCATGAACTCCACTTactaaatcaaatatcCATAATATGCAATTACTGGAATTTACCTTCCCTTAGTAACGATCTGTTCCTTATTGAAGCAGTGTTTGATTCCCTATATTGCTGTGGGATAATATCGCATTCTTCGTTCAATGAATGGTTCCAAGATAATTCATCAGAAATACCGTCAAAAATAACTATCATGTTTCAA TTATTGCATTGGCATAATTGGTTTATGGGAGAAACAGAGGCTAGTGAGCATAGTACCGATGAGAATTCACAGGAG GATGAAGATATTGACATTGAGGCACTTGTACCTAAGAGGATAGAATTGAAGGGTAGAAAACCTACTTATGCATATTAG
- a CDS encoding Peptidyl-tRNA hydrolase ICT1 mitochondrial (overlaps_old_locusTagID:BBM_II01530), translating into MHYLQNLHKFPCRHISIVPRNKLTAKYSRSSGPGGQSVNKSETKVQLRFHIDTADWLDDEVRRNLKITSKNKISSKGYLIVSSDIHSSRIYNYEQCIKLIQQAIDEAKDYKPKQQLAFLEQIQSSKSPQEILNYKLKRREEKFKFKRLKRMKNFCE; encoded by the exons atgcACTATTTACAAAATCTTCACAAATTCCCATGTAGACACATTTCTATTGTACCTAGGAATAAATTAACTGCTAAATACAGTAGATCTTCCGGCCCTGGCGGGCAAAGTGTCAATAAG tCAGAAACTAAAGTCCAATTGCGGTTTCATATTGACACAGCAGATTGGTTAGATGATGAAGTTAGGCGCAATCTcaa GATTACCTctaaaaacaaaattagTTCCAAGGGCTATCTAATTGTTTCATCAGACA TCCACTCATCAcgaatttataattatgaGCAgtgtattaaattaatacagCAAGCAATAGATGAAGCcaaa gatTACAAACCAAAACAGCAGTTGGCATTTCTGGAACAGATACAATCGAGCAAATCACCCCAAGAA ATATTGAACTACAAATTGAAAAGAAGGGAAGAGAAGTTTAAGTTTAAGAGATTGAAAAGGATGAAGAATTTTTgtgaataa
- a CDS encoding hypothetical protein (overlaps_old_locusTagID:BBM_II01540) → MKINYLFNFLGYSFGFVLPASIGLSVAAHDDKDNAKHFLKVVYIWLVINFFVAPVAKTIDNIFLVNIWPTIFLIYSISIFFLKSEVINNFDLYSHAFIASEIPNTTKELALRIIRTISNYISDA, encoded by the coding sequence atgaaaataaattatctattcAATTTTCTGGGATACTCATTCGGATTTGTACTTCCTGCCTCTATCGGTTTGTCAGTTGCTGCCCATGATGATAAAGACAACGCCAAACACTTTCTCAAAGTCGTGTACATCTGGCtagtaataaattttttcgTCGCACCTGTGGCTAAAACAAttgacaatatatttttggttAATATATGGCCAACAATATTCCTAATTTACTCAATCAGTATTTTTTTCTTAAAATCAGAAgttattaacaattttgatcTCTACTCCCATGCCTTTATCGCTTCTGAAATTCCAAATACCACAAAAGAATTGGCATTGAGAATTATTAGAACGATAAGCAATTACATTAGTGACGCTTAA
- a CDS encoding hypothetical protein (overlaps_old_locusTagID:BBM_II01535): protein MDSLVNAGVTGLNASSKSLSRFLRGPIAPMYHKQGLLDSKAAVHPKFADQVPQNTQPIQTATMEYVPNMKMAIPTQHMEVMQPTTFHPHYEITANAMNNSPNNQIDVSSESTKLGLPGTIPKHVMDEHSMFASTSYSPLRIDSQPLFGKAIYGVIGLCASFIVVVLFMNIYRSKKSKKTTKK, encoded by the coding sequence ATGGATTCATTAGTTAATGCCGGAGTTACTGGCCTCAATGCATCCTCAAAATCACTTTCAAGGTTTCTTAGGGGCCCTATTGCTCCAATGTATCACAAACAAGGATTGCTTGACTCAAAGGCAGCAGTACATCCAAAATTTGCAGATCAAGTTCCACAAAATACTCAGCCTATTCAAACTGCGACAATGGAATATGTGCCAAATATGAAAATGGCTATTCCAACACAACATATGGAAGTTATGCAACCAACTACATTCCATCCTCATTACGAAATAACGGCCAATGCTATGAATAATTCACCAAATAACCAAATTGATGTGTCTAGTGAATCTACTAAACTGGGACTGCCTGGAACCATACCTAAACATGTAATGGACGAGCATTCAATGTTTGCCAGCACTAGTTATTCCCCCCTTAGGATCGATAGCCAACCCTTATTTGGGAAAGCCATATATGGAGTGATTGGATTATGTGCCTCATTTATAGTGGTTGTTTTgtttatgaatatatatagatCTAAAAAGTCCAAAAAAACTACGaaaaaatag